The Ursus arctos isolate Adak ecotype North America chromosome X, UrsArc2.0, whole genome shotgun sequence genome includes the window TCAAAAAAATCCTGAGGTCATGGAAAAGTGAAAGCTTATCTTCCATGAAAGTGACAAGAGATGGTAAACAGTGTTGATAGCGCCGAAACGGATATGATGGAGTTAGGGATGTGGATTAAAGCTGGGAAAGGTGACATATGGTATTGATTCATTAAGGAAAAATAGTCAAATTTCAGTGCAGGATCTGGGCTCTAGGGGAAATAATGGGCCTTGGTGGCTGACAACGGGAGAATAAGGGAGAGAGGTGTTATCAGGGTAAGCAGCAGAGAAGAAGAGGCAATAACTCTCAAGACTGGATGCTGACCGTCTCTGGTAACCagcaaaagacaaatataaacaaCGAGGTGAGTGACGATGCCTGATGCGTTGCGTGTTAGGAAATACTGGCAGGCTGCAGCACGGCCGCCCGCGGTCAGAGCGGTAACTGGGGATCTGAGCTCGGCGGTGACGCGCGGCCCTCACGTGACCACGAGCCTATGTCTGCCCAAGTCCCTCTATCCTGGTCCTTTTTGCCTGTCCAGACACCGTCTGCCTCCTGCCCTTTGGTCGAAGGGAAGAGCCGAAGTAAGTAAGTCCCCTTGGTCTTCCTAAATCGGTATGAGTGTCGGTGCTGCCCAGTAACCTCTGGGATCGGGATGGCAAGAGTACAGGCCTTTCCCTAGACCCAGCCCCGCCCCCTGCGCCCACATTTCGGTGCAGAAAATGGTGGTcttggggtgaggtggggagatgagtgggggcccctgggggacaCAGACACTTAGAAATAGTTTCTAAGTAAtcctttccttccacttgccGCCTGAAAAGAAATGACGAGCACTGCGGGGTACGGGGTGGTGGGGCACGGACGACGAAGCCTGAggtggggcgtgggggaggggaagcagagggggcTGGCGTGGGGGCGGCGGCTACTGCCCAGGAAAGGGACGTGCGTGTCAGTCagttcttccctcctccccactccccgccccctaCCCTGTCTCGCGTCTGTCTGCAGGTCTGCAGGTCTGCGGGTCACAGCGGTGCGCCTCGCGGAGAGGACGCCTAGAGCAAACCGCCAGGAGAGGTCCAGGTCTGGGAAAGGGTGGGCAGTGGCCCGGGATGGGGTGCGTGGGAGGACGCTGATGGGAACCGAGACCGCAGCAccaccgccccgccccgcccctgacACTGCGGGAGAGGCCTGTGGCAAAGCCTGCTGGGAAAATGGTGGGCTTTCTGGAAGGAGGGGGCGAAGGGGGCTGCGAGGGGTGGGACGCGGCGAGGTTCCCAGGGCCAGAGAGACCCTGGACAAGCGTAGGTTGGGGAACCTGGGCCCCGACACGGGAAAAGTCAGGTATGGGAACCCGGGGCCGGGGTTTTGACCCAGCCACCAAGTGTGTTGACTCGACTTTGCCTCCCTTGTCTCCTTTGAATAACTGTACTTAAAGACCATCCTGAACATGGAAAAATCCTGCAAAGAAACTGAAGAGCAGCCACAGAGCGCACCCAAGACGGATGAGGAGCAGCCGCCTGTGGAGCACTCTCCCGAAAAGCAGTCTGCGGAGGAACCATCTTCCGAGGAGCAGTCATCGGAGGAGGAGTTCTTTCCCGAAGAGCTCCTTCCCGAGCTCCTTCCCGAGATGCTCGTATCCGAGGAGCGCCCTCCTCAGGAGCGCCTTTCTAGAAGGGACCTTTTTGAGGAGCGCCCTCCCATGGAGCAGCCTCCATGTGGAGTGGGAAAACATAAGCTAGAAGAAGGAAGCTTTAAAGAGAGGCTGGCTCGCTCTCGCCCGCAATTTAGAGGGGACATACACGGCAGAAATTTGAGCAATGAGGAGATGATAAAGGTGGCAGAGgagatggaagaaatgaaaagagttcGCAACAAATTGATGGTTATGCATTGGAAGGCGAGACGGAACCGTCCTTATCCTATTTAATGTGTTCGGCCTTTAATTCTGTTTTGCCTGATATAAGTATTGCCACCTGAACGTTGCATTTTCTCATATACCTTTACCCATCTCAATTATAACTTTATGCGTGGCTTTATTCTAGGTGTTTCACTTGTAACTGGCATAAAATTGGGTTTTCCCCGCCCACAAACTGCAAGTTTCCCTTTTACAATCACGAGTCTAAACCGTCTGCATGAAAAGATGTACATTATATAttgtgaagtgaaaaaaaaaattttcgaAAAGTGTATGTTGTatcccatttttgtaaaaaaagtatatttatatattaatatgcaaagaaaaaactgaaagtaTATACTTAAGTGGCTTAACAGTGGCTATCTGTGCCGTAATAGgtgttttgtttctcattttttgctTCGTCGGAACTTCTCACTttccaagaaaaatatattttacttttgttgcaAAAAAATATGatggtaaaaaatttaaaaactgtcaaTTGGCTTATAAAGACAATgtggcacttaataaatacttgtcaga containing:
- the TCEAL1 gene encoding transcription elongation factor A protein-like 1, which gives rise to MEKSCKETEEQPQSAPKTDEEQPPVEHSPEKQSAEEPSSEEQSSEEEFFPEELLPELLPEMLVSEERPPQERLSRRDLFEERPPMEQPPCGVGKHKLEEGSFKERLARSRPQFRGDIHGRNLSNEEMIKVAEEMEEMKRVRNKLMVMHWKARRNRPYPI